ctacaaattaaattaaattaaattcacaagTATTTACAACAAAAGCAGCAATTTGCGTGCGTGTTAAATAGATCGACGGACCTGCACGAAGAACGCTGCTGTCGTATGGTTGCACCGAGCCGAGGGAGGCGTACGGACCAGCGGTGGGCGCGGGGGCGGGGCTAAAATGCGGCGCGGCGGCTGCGGGGTGGGGTACGGGCGGCGGGCTATCGTGCGGGCGGCGTCGGCGACAGGCAATGTGGAGGCGGTCGGTGGCGGCGCGCGTGCGCTCGAAGAGGACGACGTCGCCGGCGTCGAGGCGCTTCTCCTTGACGTAGCGGCTCCAGCCTTTGGTGAGCACGTAGCTCTGGCTGCTCGTCCAATAGGAGTAGCGGAAGCACCAGGGCTTCCCCGACTCGTCCTCGAAGCTCAGCAGCAGGTCCTTGTCGCACGCCTCCGACGCCAGAGGGAAGTGCTTCTCCGCGTGCTGCTTCGGGATCACCAGCCGGTTCAGCTTCCCCACGTCGCTCGGCGTCAGCGGCTTCTCGAACAGGCGCTCTCTGCACTGTGTCTGTGCATGGTACTGCTGGGGGTTCATGCTCATGGCCTGCGCGTAATTAGGGAGAGGTGGTTGCTGCTGGTGGTTGGCGGGCATGGTGGTTAGGGGGAGAGATCGAGCTAGGGCCGAGGAATGGTGGAGATGATGGGTATATATGGTGTTCATCAGAAGCATATatgtagatattatatattgtgtTGCATTTACAACCTCTCAAGAAATGAGGGGaacttgaaataaaaaaaaaaaaccctttattAATATACAGTTAGGAGAAAGAAGAATAATGCCGAAGAATTAACTAGACATGTAGTAGATACTATATCGATCTCTATGTaaatgtgtgtgtatatatatatatatatatcctagagagagagagagagagagagagagagagagagagagagacctggtGAATGTTTATCTATATTaatgaattattatatatattatattatagagaACTGTAGGTGGACAGGGAGAATCAAGGGGTTTAAAGTGTGTAaaattaattactatatttatttattctagGGCGGGTGACGATCGAGGGGGGTTTGATGATCAGGCGAGGGTACATACAAATTAAGAGAGTGGTGCATGCCTGACGTGGGCTCATCCTAGCCGTCCATTCGGGAGTGCAGATACATGTGGGTTGTTGGGAGCTCGAACTCGTGCCTGCAGTGAAACCAGTAGCTGGTACACCTGACTCACTGGCTCTGGtcataatttgaaaaaaaaaaaaaaaaaagagaaaaaaaggcaAAGAGCTGTTCATGAAGCATGTCCTTTATAATAGTGCTCAAATAATTCGAAGAGAATTAAACTATTGCCTCGACCTATTGCATCTGTACATCCCATGCACTGTTCCATATTATAATTCGAAGCACTTCTTGATCAATTAGATAAGCTATATTATTACTTCACATTTTGGATCAACACAATAATTATCTTAATTCTAGTGcttctttctatttttcttgCTGTGATAGACATTAAAATGAGCATTTAATTAGATGTCAAATCCATAAAACTCTAGTTCGGAATTCATTTCAAACTCAGTGTACACTTCTGATTAATTGGCAAGATGCCGTCAGCAACTTTTAACaagaaaaaacaagaagaagaaaagttattaaaaattctctaaataatttttttcaatactTTTGCCAGAACCTTTAGCTATAGCAGCTTGTAATTAACATGCCCTAGGTGCTTTTCCTTAtcgtagatttttttttttttttttgtattaaaagAAAGAAGTTCTACAAAGACTATGGCATCATCTGAGCAATTAATGTACGCGGTACACACATTCAAAGTGACATTTGAAATAAATAGCAGGTGTATCTAAATCAAACAGCCTATGGTACTGCTATATATCCtactttgatttcaaaaatttgaggCATCTTAGCAAACTTCGTCCGCACAATGCTAGCTAGCTTTCTTTTGCCAGTCAAAACGTCAGAGAAACTTCATAACAAGTACGACAATGAAGCCATTGTTGAATTCGGCACCTCACCCCTCCCCACTTTTAAAGTATTGTACCTCATAGAGTAGCTAGGGAGAGGTCAAAAACTTCTTAGCTTTAATGGCTACAACCAGTTCACCGTTCCCACTCAGATGCAGATCCAGGTCAACTTGCTTTGGGTTATTTAATTTTCTGTACCATGCACACCAAGGAATTTTTGATAAGTTTaggaattaaatattaattccgAGAAGTAATACATTGGCCTAGTCTGGTATTGCGGTGACGGCTGTAGTtgtcattataattttttatcatcgaagagaaaatattgaaatgctttttttttttttatattttttgagtcTTCCAATGTAAAAGTTGGTGTTTTTGGAAATACGATCCCAAACTAGCTAGAGtaaatgtatgtatatatatatagcgtgaAATAGCGATCAGATGCATAGTAAAGatcagataataaaattaatagattGATGTATATATGGCATGGAATCAATAGATCGATCTAATATAAGATGTCCCAGAATAGTGTCCAACAACTGGCACAAAGCAAATATTGTAGGGTATTTCTCACGTGGCACGGCATTAACGTTCCTGCTTTTCTGGGTATCCCAAGTTCACAGCACTTAAAAAGAGGAGATATtataaaaaggaaataaaaaggaaatGGGATCAGATAGGGCCAGAAGAGATGGCCTCACTATATTCCAATAATTAAgctggagaggaagaagataagaTCCTGCCCAATTTCCCCTTTCTTTTTTAGCTTCTGTCGTGTCCAATCCGAGAACCTCACAAAACTTCTTAATTCCACCCCATATATGTATAAATTCCCTTTTTTCCACTGTTCTCTTTGTATGTATTTGagtttctcctcctcttttaaCTAATCATTCAACCCACCACCTGCCCCTTTTTCTATGGCATATACGACACAACAACTGTAGACCTAGCTCTCGGTGGACCACCTTTtgtctaagtttttttttttttcttttttattttcccccCCCTCCATGCATGTACATCAATGAATGGGTATGTTATGAACATTGAATATGTATGAGATAAAAGAGGATGGCCTTGTTATTGAGATGAGAAAACACACgtaaatgttaaatataaaaaaaaataacgattatttcatattatttattatcagTAAACACACTCATTTTATTTAATCAAAGAACTTTTGTTATAAGGCTAAGTATCCTCAAAAATTATGTAATTCGAGGACTTgctccatttttttctttttttttattttttaaaaaatagcatgttatcgtttcattaaaaaaaagttgaactagaaaaaaaattagaaaattatttaattactatAAGAAAAGTAAACATCCAAAGGAGTTCACAGAAgggcaaaaaagaaaaggagaaaaagaagtttAACAGCtgcagaattttttaaaaaataaataaaaattattattcctACCAACGAAACTAACCGTCGAAAATATAACAAAAGAGGTAGAAGGGCTTCGAGTAAAATCAAGAGTAGATTGAATAACTGCAGAGTGAGGACTCAGGTACAACTTAGTCATACAAATTATTGCACTGCATGCATAAATCTCGACTTCTATTCAGGTTAGTCAAAAAAGGTGGCCACATATTAATGTCCACTATAAGTCGCACTTTTTGGTTGCCATTAAGAAGGCTCGGATTGATAAAGGATGGTTATCCAAAGCGCTTTTGATTAAGTCCTCGGAAAACTTATTTACAAGACATTCTATCCATTGAATtgttgtatatatgtatagagtagagctagaatacttgtaaaagtatcacccaagtgatacttgtgtgtttttagcccttggatggagagatgtgaggttgagatgatggtggtaggtggtggtagatggtggtaggtggaatagtgtttgatccaaggactattagtaatcaaaaaatagatccaatgactaaaaacacacaagtatcacttgggtgatacttgtaaaagtattctagccttactctatatgtgtatatatatatagtatatatggaCCGCAactcaatttaatttttctgcACCGGCCGTCCCTAgaataagtggcaaagggcttggtggttggtacccgagacccaagttcgaatcctagttgattcaaatttctaactaagtttatttttaaataagataaatgaagcgggtagcatgctatctatttcttaaaaaaaaaaatttaatttctttgctAAATGTTTCTAAAAATTGAGTAATAAAGTTATCTAcaacctttttctttctttctttttcactctttatttatagttttttttcttttgtgagaaAATCCGTAGGTTGTTTATTAGCAAATTAAAAGTACATAAAAAATGACAAAGAGTTAGATAATAGATGAATATGATCGTAAAGTTGTATTGGCATGCAATATTAAGAGTATCTGTATTTTAATCTCTTCTAACATAGGAGATAGTAATATTTGGATGCAAGTATAATAAATTTCTACGGTCGCTAATGAGAGGAGCAAAGGGCCCAATTTGACGACAGTGTGTTAGTAGAAAGAATAGTAGAAATTTGATTCCAAGCATAAGTGAAGTATTGCCCACGCCTCTACGGTCCGGCATGTGCGTGTGTGGCGGACCTGTTTCTTTTTGTAACAGTTGGAATGTGGACTTGCGTGTAGGAACTGGTCCAGCCCCTGCTCACTAGAGTCGTAGATAGGTCCccctccctatatatatatataggactcgGCGTGCTATTCTCCTCAGGGCCCACCAAATCCGTGGCCCGTGGGGTGATGCTACTATGACCCGCGTGTCTCGATCGCCACTACGGCGACGTCGGCGATGGCCCATTCACAATAATTTCATTGGGTCGTGCATCATGTATAGCTTAAAAATGCAAACTCCATGGATTCAGAAGAAGCGGGAGGAGTTTTTCATCTATATGCCCTCTCTCCATTTTCTTAGCAAGCCGGAAGTCGAGAATTGATTTTTATCTCTATGTACCACTCTATTTAAGGCAGGCCTTGACGAATTTTTCGCAAATCGAAgcagaacaagaaaaaaaaaaaaaaaagtctttgtCTCCAACTTTATTTCCTCAACTAATCAAGACGGATTCGGAACagatcatttatttatttttattttttatcctcaTTTATTGCTCCATCAGTAATTCTTGTCCGTTATCGActgtctctagcgcaagtggcaaagagctcgATGGTTTTTACCCGAAATTCTAAGCTCAAATactaattgcttcatattttcaattaaatttatttttttcaaaaaattgaaacaagTGGTATACTACtatctttctttaaaaaaaaaaaaaaaaaaacacatacaTTCTTTTCCCGCATACTGTGAAACTGAGCTTAGAAATATTTACTTTCAAGAAAAGGCGACGCCAATCAGCTTGACTGTGGGAATAGTTTCTACGTAGTGGTGCGGGACAATATCTCTTGTTGTTggtggggggaaaaaaaaggaagaaaaagaaagccttTGAGAATTGTGTCAGGTGGCATGCTCTAGTACATGGACCTGGTCCCCTACCAAGTTTGTGTCCACACCAACTCGGGCACATGATCCGAGCCTGACACCGCCAAGCTCAAATCACCTAATTACATAAATGTGGCAGAGCTCTCCTTGTCCATTTTGCAACTTTTCCCCGCTTGTAGGTCCCCAGTATAAAGAAGAAGAGGCCAGATAATTCCAATTCTTTACATGTGAAACacactatataaaaaaagttggtCCATTTAGGGATCACAAGCGGAGTTCCTTCCTAACACACGATTGGGCGACCCAAATGGGACCTAGGATATTTGGTCCAAAATGTATAAGCATGATAAGTAACAGAGGTTAGATTTGGATACAGTTTTGTATTTAAGACTTTTGATTCATCTATTTTAGACTCTGTGATTAAAATGAGTTTTACTGATtttgataattattatttattttataagaattgGATTCTGATTCTCATTTTATTCTGGATTGAAAGTGATTCATTCTATTTATAGCCCAATTTGACTTACTGAAACATGGCCTTACTGAAACTGGCCTCACGGCCCTCACCCCAGGAAAGCAGGACGGTGATCATCCTCCTGCGGAAACCTACCATTTCATTTTCACCTAAAAGAGAGGTACAATATGGTAACATTTGTTGAATCCTTCATGATTTTTGCAACAAAGAACTGCATAAGGTGTGTTGATGATTTTTTGACAACTCGAACATGAAAATTGCGGGCAAAAAGCTCGGCAGGAATACTGAGAACTAGTAACGAGGAAGTATACAGAAGATTGATATGTGAAAATTAggtttaaggaaaaaaaaaaaaaaatcttttgttgCATCACAAGCCAACATCCACAGCATGCAAATTAAGAACTATGTTTGCCATAGAACCAGATCCTCGTATAATACTTAACGGAGGTAGCTAAAGAACATAATAGCAACACATAATACAATGAAAAAAGAAACAGATAAATCCGCGTATAAAAAATATCCACCATtccaaaagaatatataatacCGCTGTTGGTATCTCTGTTATGTCTCTACAATCTCCATCCAAGAATTGGGAACTATTTTCTGCAGAATTAAACAGCTCACCGTCGGCGGGCTCTTCTTCAACATTAATAATTCACAAGCACAAAAAGGTCCCTGTGGCTGCATAATAGAAGCCAGTGTCCAACTCAACACCCCACTAGTTCAAGCAAGAGTGCAATCTGGTAAAATCTGTGTTTAATATAAGATGATCAAAAGGGAAAAGGCAAAGAGCAAACGGCATCAGTAAAATTGTGGACAAACTAAGCCAACATTCCTGTTACAAATTGCTCTGCTTAGAGAATAGCTACCTTTAAAGCAGCTTCAGTCACTGGAACTTGCAAGGCCAACCAGCTTCAGCATGTTGCGGTCCTCCTTAAACCTCTCGAGGACTGTCCCCTTAACAGCATCCAGCTTTTCGCTCTGTGGGCCCCTTGTCTGAACACCCCAACATTCAATTACTTCTGGTCTTATGTTGCTTGTCTTGGAGAGGCACGGACTGTTGAATGTAGTGCATGAAAAGGTGTGGCCCTGATCAAAATTCCCGGAGATGAAGAGACCAAAATGATTTGGCTGCCCTCCAAAGCCGATTCCATTGGGAATGCTATCTGAGCTAAAATTTACAGCACACTGAGATTACGAGCAATCAGTAAGAACATGATTTATATTCAGTTTTGGAGGATCGCTAAACTTGaggtaaagaagtaaaggaTTGCTAAACTTGAAGTAAATACTcttcaaaaaatgaaaatacaacAGCAATTTGTTACTTGTGATTTATCAACCTAAATATAGCAAGAGATTAGTACACTGATAACAATCGACTAAAAAGCATAACAATAAGAATTATATTAGCAAGTACAGAAATATTATGCATCTGATTTCTTTTGTACAATGAACACCTGTACAAGTAAACTAGGAACAAGTGAATTAACAGAGGGTATATCACTAAATTAAATTACTTATTCATTAATAAATTTCCCCTTCTATAGACAATTGATTGAAAGGAGATGGTATGAGACAATCAATGAAATTTCGGTAATCAACAATCATATTCTGCTATTAAGAACTGCTGGCACCAaacttatcaattttttatccaagagaAAATAATATCACATAACAAGATGCAAGTAACAATGGACCTGGgaaatataataatttcttcCATAACTAACATATATCGGAAAATAGTCAAGTAAATGTTATTCTCAAAAGCAAAACCAGATCAAATGTGATAGAAAAATGCTGTTCAATACAAGCATACCCATTGTAAGTTATTGTTTGCTCCTGTAGGACGAAAGATGGATGCTTGAGGATATAGCTGGAAGAGAAAAGACTTCATATCACCATAAAAATCGCTGTGTCTTTCCCACTGCTGAGATGCATACCCTCCGTATATGAAACCTTCTGTATCTTTGATAATCAACACAGTTGGTCCATCTCCTCTCCTGTAGATATAAACAAAGGCCGACCCAGTGCTAAATCAATGGTGCATATGAGTTCTACATGCAGAAGAGATTGCCTCATAATAAGGGCTAAAACTTCGTGGCAAAGTTTGAAACAAATAAGTTCATGTAAGGCTATTAAATTTGTGCAACAGTTTGTGATGGTGTTGTGTATTACAGAAGGCGATTCAGAACCAATATCATATATTTAACCGAGCCAAATAAATATGCCTGAACTACTAAATGTAGAGAATATTGCAGAAAACTAAAGATAAGTTATACAGAGGATTCAGACAGTTAAATGAGGATTTGTAGCaacattaacctattattctgtTCTTTCTGATAATTTCTGGAG
The nucleotide sequence above comes from Ananas comosus cultivar F153 linkage group 17, ASM154086v1, whole genome shotgun sequence. Encoded proteins:
- the LOC109723548 gene encoding B3 domain-containing protein Os11g0156000-like — protein: MLLMNTIYTHHLHHSSALARSLPLTTMPANHQQQPPLPNYAQAMSMNPQQYHAQTQCRERLFEKPLTPSDVGKLNRLVIPKQHAEKHFPLASEACDKDLLLSFEDESGKPWCFRYSYWTSSQSYVLTKGWSRYVKEKRLDAGDVVLFERTRAATDRLHIACRRRRPHDSPPPVPHPAAAAPHFSPAPAPTAGPYASLGSVQPYDSSVLRAGDGGDGAVEGAAEAAPVVHSKRRLRLFGVNLECAPELEEAPQAARSVFSLVNQTACKPTPSAPYYWSSS